The Betta splendens chromosome 4, fBetSpl5.4, whole genome shotgun sequence genome contains a region encoding:
- the rmdn1 gene encoding regulator of microtubule dynamics protein 1 — translation MAGRALTRGVSRLLLGASENSVAVGRTHRRHWTALKRSVTPLTNGRVACLLGIPALSCLGYGAYHRVQSSAVVHALGKDEVLEQADYLFSCAETEKLYQLLLQYKDSDDADFLWRLARTCRDMALLPGTAADRKKQLAFDGFEYAKKALERNDNCFAAHKWFAVCLSDIGDYEGVKVKIGNSYIIREHMERAVELNPRDATSLYILGVWCFSFAELPWYQRKVAAVIFSSPPTSTYEEALEFFLKAEEVDSNFYSKNLLMLGKTYMAMKDREKALQWLTKAKEYPAHTLEDKEVHKEAIDLLKQLG, via the exons ATGGCAGGAAGAGCGTTGACGCGAGGTGTGAGCCGACTTTTACTGGGGGCGTCAGAAAACAGCGTCGCAGTCGGACGGACGCATCGGCGTCACTGGACGGCTTTAAAAAGAAGCGTCACGCCTCTGACC AATGGACGCGTCGCCTGCCTCCTGGGGATTCCTGCCCTGTCCTGTCTGGGTTATGGCGCTTATCACAGGGTGCAGAGTTCAGCCGTGGTGCACGCTTTAGGGAAAG ACGAGGTTCTGGAGCAGGCGGATTACCTGTTCAGCTGTGCTGAGACGGAGAAGCTCTAccaactgctgctgcagtacaAGGACAG TGACGACGCGGACTTCCTGTGGAGGCTGGCCCGCACGTGTCGCGACATGGCCCTGCTCCCCGGTACGGCGGCCGACCGGAAGAAGCAGCTGGCCTTCGACGGGTTCGAATATGCCAAGAAAGCGCTGGAGAGGAACGACAATTGCTTCGCAGCGCACAAA TGGTTCGCTGTGTGTCTCAGCGATATCGGGGATTATGAGGGGGTCAAGGTCAAGATTGGAAACTCCTACATCATCAGGGAGCAtatggag AGGGCCGTGGAGCTCAACCCCAGAGATGCCACATCCCTCTACATTTTGGGCGTCTG GTGCTTTTCCTTTGCTGAGCTTCCTTGGTATCAACGCAAAGTGGCAGCCGTCATTTTCTCCTCACCCCCCACTTCCACCTATGAGGAG GCTTTGGAATTCTTCCTTAAAGCTGAAGAAG TTGATTCCAACTTCTACAGTAAAAACCTGCTGATGCTGGGGAAGACCTACATGGCCATGAAGGACCGGGAGAAAGCTCTGCAGTGGTTGACCAAAGCTAAGGAGTAccctgctcacacactggaagACAAAGAG GTCCACAAAGAAGCCATCGACCTCCTGAAGCAGCTGGGCTGA
- the LOC114852990 gene encoding copine-3-like, whose product MAAAKPPGPADCVTRVELSISCDNLLDMDVFSKSDPLCVLFVSHPGSQWSEVGRTERVSNCLNPTFSKTFVLDYYFEMVQKLKFDVYDIDSDSCSVRDADFLGEMECTLGQIVSSRRLTKALVTKDKRPAGNGTITICAEERTDNRVVIFDVAARKLDKKDFFGKSDPFLEIYKQTESGWQLVHRTEVVKNNLNPMWKPFRIGLQSLCGGDVEKSIKVECYDHNNSGSHSFIGSFQTTLSQIQQASESYAAEFECINSKKKQSKKGYKNSGVIVIKQFKIVKDFTFLDYIMGGCQINFTIAIDFTGSNGDPRFPQSLHYISPQGYNEYLAAIWAVGNVIQDYDSDKQFPAFGFGAQIPPTWQVSHEFPINFNPSNPFCAGIEGVVSAYQQCLPQVKLYGPTNFSPIINHVAHFGREALQQQTASQYFVLLIITDGVITDMDQTRNAIVNASRLPMSIIIVGVGGADFDAMEFLDGDDGVLHSATGEAAMRDIVQFVPFRQFQNAGTAALAQSVLAELPEQVASFFNLFGLKPPCEPSPQ is encoded by the exons ATGGCAGCTGCCAAGCCTCCAGGTCCCGCGGACTGCGTGACCCGGGTGGAGCTCAGCATCTCCTGTGACAACCTGCTCGACATGGACGTGTTCTCCAAGTCCGATCCGCTGTGCGTGCTCTTCGTGAGCCACCCGGGCTCTCAGTGGAGCGAG GTCGGCCGGACGGAGAGGGTCAGCAACTGCCTCAACCCCACGTTCTCCAAGACGTTTGTGCTCGACTACTACTTCGAGATGGTGCAGAAGCTGAAGTTTGACGTGTACGACATTGACAGCGACAGCTGCAGCGTGAGAGACGCTGACTTCCTGGGAGAAATGGAGTGCACCTTGGGACAG ATCGTGTCCTCCAGGAGACTCACCAAAGCGCTCGTCACGAAGGACAAGAGGCCCGCGGGCAACGGAACCATCACG ATATGTGCCGAGGAACGAACGGACAACAGGGTGGTGATATTTGATGTTGCAGCTAGAAAACTGGACAAAAAG GATTTCTTTGGCAAGTCTGACCCGTTCCTGGAAATCTACAAGCAGACAGAAAGTGGATGGCAGCTGGTTCACAGGACAGAG GTGGTGAAGAACAACCTGAACCCCATGTGGAAACCGTTCCGTATCGGACTACAGTCGCTGTGTGGCGGCGATGTGGAGAAAAGTATAAAG GTTGAGTGCTACGACCACAACAACAGCGGCTCCCACTCCTTCATTGGCTCCTTTCAGACCACGCTCTCACAGATACAGCAGGCTTCCGAGTCCTACGCG GCAGAGTTTGAGTGTATCAAcagtaaaaaaaagcaaagcaagaaaGGATATAAAAACTCTGGCGTCATCGTCATAAAACAGTTCAAG ATAGTGAAGGACTTCACTTTCCTGGATTACATAATGGGCGGCTGTCAGATTAACTTCACT ATCGCCATTGACTTCACAGGCTCCAATGGGGACCCCAGGTTTCCTCAGTCCCTTCACTACATCAGCCCTCAGGGTTACAATGAGTACCTGGCAGCTATCTGGGCAGTGGGTAATGTCATCCAGGACTATGACAG TGACAAGCAGTTTCCTGCTTTCGGTTTTGGGGCACAGATCCCTCCTACATGGCAG GTTTCCCATGAGTTTCCCATCAACTTCAACCCATCAAATCCATTTTGTGCAG GCATAGAGGGTGTGGTGTCTGCCTACCAGCAGTGTCTCCCCCAGGTAAAACTCTACGGCCCCACAAACTTCTCCCCAATCATCAACCACGTTGCCCACTTTGGCAGAGAagccctgcagcagcaaaccGCATCT CAATACTTTGTTCTTCTCATCATCACCGACGGCGTCATCACAGACATGGATCAGACTCGCAATGCCATCGTCAACGCCTCCCGTCTGCCCATGTCCATCATCATCGTCGGCGTAGGTGGCGCAGACTTCGATGCCATGGAGTTTCTGGATGGAGATGATGGGGTTTTACACTCTGCCACAGGCGAGGCTGCCATGCGGGACATCGTGCAGTTTGTGCCTTTCAGGCAGTTCCAGAAT gcagggactgcagcgCTTGCCCAAAGCGTTCTGGCGGAGTTACCCGAACAAGTCGCCTCCTTCTTCAATTTATTTGGCCTGAAACCACCGTGTGAACCCAGTCCACAATAA